In Fusarium fujikuroi IMI 58289 draft genome, chromosome FFUJ_chr08, one genomic interval encodes:
- a CDS encoding related to Pas7p, translating to MPPKKGVDSPMSAFERRRQENMASNQKILADVAVVAKKVMPTPQKKSTPTRSKTRTPAKREPAMPTRQSSRLAGLDADNDTLKRKLAVEAEHVAAEAKAKRLRVNGDLKLGDIAVEGKKYLAGVDGFKGLVRGAQPGVRTFTEEDIKETTDKDLKELRKHIKITPQRVYALGLHPTESKPLIFAGDKEGNMGVFDASQSAPEISDEDEDASVPDPVISAFKIHSRTITSFVFSQQDSNSVYTSSYDSSIRRLDLNKGESYQVWAPSDHNEDLPISALDMAESNPHMLYFSTLEGGVGQYDTRTSDDAEIWTLSDQKIGGFSLHPLQPHLLATASLDRTLKIWDLRKITGKGDLRHPALLGEHGSRLSVSHASWSPGGHIATSSYDDTIKIYNFPDASSWKPGQDVSIEPTHQVRHNNQTGRWVTILKPQWQKRPHDGIQKFVIGNMNRFVDVFASDGSQLAQLDGEGITAVPAVAHFHPSRDWVAGATSSGKLCFWQ from the exons ATGCCTCCTAAGAAAGGCGTCGACTCGCCCATGAGCGCCTTCGAGCGCAGGCGACAAGAGAATATGGCGTCAAACCAGAAGATTCTAGCCGATGTCGCCGTAGTCGCTAAGAAGGTCATGCCGACACCCCAGAAGAAGTCAACGCCAACCCGATCGAAGACCCGGACTCCTGCGAAACGGGAACCTGCAATGCCGACTCGGCAGTCCTCACGACTCGCTGGTCTCGATGCAGACAACGATACCTTGAAGCGAAAACTAGCGGTCGAAGCCGAACATGTCGCAGCGGAGGCGAAGGCTAAAAGGTTGAGAGTGAATGGAGACCTAAAACTCGGCGATATTGCTGTCGAGGGTAAGAAGTATCTCGCTGGTGTGGACGGGTTCAAGGGCCTTGTCCGTGGTGCGCAGCCCGGAGTCCGAACGTTCACGGAGgaagatattaaggaaaCCACCGACAAGGATTTGAAGGAGCTGCGAAAGC ACATCAAGATCACACCCCAACGAGTCTATGCTCTCGGCCTTCATCCCACCGAATCGAAGCCCCTTATCTTTGCTGGCGACAAAGAAGGTAACATGGGCGTATTTGACGCTTCGCAGTCTGCTCCTGAAATaagcgatgaagacgaagatgcgTCTGTGCCTGATCCTGTCATTTCTGCGTTCAAGATACACAGTCGCACGATAACTTCATTCGTTTTCTCTCAGCAGGATAGCAACTCTGTTTACACGTCTTCATACGACTCGTCAATTCGGCGACTGGACTTGAACAAAGGAGAGTCATACCAGGTATGGGCGCCATCGGACCACAATGAGGATCTGCCCATATCAGCTCTTGACATGGCAGAGTCGAACCCTCATATGCTTTACTTCTCTACACTAGAAGGCGGCGTCGGTCAGTACGACACTCGAACCTCCGATGACGCCGAAATTTGGACACTTTCGGACCAGAAGATTGGTGGATTCTCTTTGCATCCGCTCCAACCTCACTTGCTCGCGACTGCATCATTAGACCGCACACTTAAGATTTGGGATCTTCGCAAGATCACTGGTAAGGGAGACCTGCGGCATCCTGCCCTCCTTGGAGAACATGGCTCGAGGCTGTCTGTATCGCACGCATCTTGGAGCCCTGGCGGCCATATTGCTACTAGCTCTTATGACGACACTATCAAGATCTACAACTTCCCCGACGCTTCGTCTTGGAAGCCCGGCCAGGACGTTAGCATTGAACCTACCCATCAAGTACGCCACAACAATCAGACTGGTCGTTGGGTGACTATTCTGAAGCCTCAATGGCAGAAGCGGCCTCATGATGGAATTCAGAAGTTTGTCATTGGAAACATGAATCGTTTTGTGGATGTTTTTGCCTCAGACGGCAGCCAACTGGCTCAGCTTGATGGGGAGGGTATCACTGCAGTACCAGCCGTCGCACACTTCCACCCGTCTCGCGATTGGGTCGCTGGTGCAACATCCAGTGGAAAGCTTTGTTTTTGGCAGTGA